Proteins encoded by one window of Lepeophtheirus salmonis chromosome 10, UVic_Lsal_1.4, whole genome shotgun sequence:
- the LOC121125558 gene encoding protein amalgam, with amino-acid sequence MRNFFLRFSISILLTTSAICQEYDYYTDEDQEEYLDDDTESNYDQLHKNPQFLSSPLNIKVNVGGTINLPCKVDQLGPLVISWMKAGSHGENPKYFASGKFIFKREDSRISLEDNGDSGSSLIITLAKPEDAGEYICETSSLPPARLRHQVSMIVVPQVSILKPDDSIIHAKSGDEVPLICSGMGDPPPTYRWFRESMKMPDGRDEIEGQQLIFKNVSRKHTGKYFCEGSNGSGSLGRDSVEVLIIHQPEVTVEESYIRTDESIKLELSCIVHAYPTPTVSWLKNNKPINSETINTSQKSTREYFLIFNDFSKDKEGNYTCMASNHMGSDSATVSVVHLSF; translated from the exons atgcgAAACTTTTTCTTACGCTTCagtatatctattttattaactacATCAGCAATATGTCAAG aaTATGACTACTACACGGATGAGGATCAAGAAGAATATCTTGATGACGACACCGAATCAAACTACGACCAACTTCATAAAAACCCGCAGTTTTTATCAAgtcctttaaatataaaagtcaaTGTTGGTGGTACCATCAATCTTCCTTGTAAAGTAGACCAATTAG GTCCTTTAGTTATAAGTTGGATGAAGGCAGGATCTCATGGAGAAAATCCAAAATACTTTGCCAGtggaaaattcattttcaagagGGAGGATTCAAGAATTTCTTTGGAAGACAATGGGGATTCAGGCTCTAGTCTGATCATTACACTTGCAAAACCTGAAGATGCTGGAGAATATATTTGTGAAACAAGTTCCTTGCCGCCTGCAAGATTAAGACATCAAGTTTCCATGATTG TTGTTCCTCAAGTGAGCATTTTGAAGCCAGATGACAGCATTATTCATGCAAAATCTGGTGATGAAGTTCCTTTAATTTGCTCTGGAATGGGAGATCCGCCACCCACTTATAGATGGTTTAGGGAATCCATGAAGATGCCTGACGGAAGAGACGAAATAGAGGGTCAACagcttattttcaaaaatgtatcgCGGAAGCATACtgggaaatatttttgtgaaggaTCCAACGGCTCAGGATCCCTGGGAAGAGACTCCGTTGAAGTCTTAATCATac atcagCCGGAAGTAACAGTAGAAGAATCTTATATACGCACGGATGAGTCCATAAAGTTAGAGCTATCATGCATAGTACACGCCTATCCAACCCCAACTGTGAGTTGGTTGAAAAACAATAAACCTATTAATTCAGAGACTATAAACACATCACAAAAGAGTACGAGAGAGTACTTTTTAATCTTCAATGATTTTTCAAAGGACAAAGAGGGGAACTATACTTGTATGGCAAGCAATCACATGGGCTCCGATTCAGCTACCGTATCTGtg gtTCATCTCTCTTTCTAA